The Rosa rugosa chromosome 1, drRosRugo1.1, whole genome shotgun sequence genomic sequence CACATTACCATTAGTGAGCAGATTTGGTGGAAGTCCATATAAATCTGACATATCCAGGTGGTGGTGACGACCATTTTGGTATTGTTGGTTTTGCAAAGCTACAGCTACTTCATCTTCATCCAGTGGAAGACGATCAAACGTTGCATTCATGAACGATGCAGCCATGATCACAACAGGCCCCGAAGCAATGAGTGCACCTACCACACCCCCACCTACAACCTGCCCCTGAGCCCCAGCTAAGTAGATAGTTAGACCTGTAATCCCAGGAGGGGCTGGAGGAGGCAAGATTGATCCGAGCAATGAGAGAATCTCAAAACGGCCATGGAGGGTCACAATGGCTCCGGAGGAAGCTGGTTGCCGCAGTGTGACATTGGTTACACAACCACTACCACTCAGTATGCAAATGCCTCTTTGTTTCCTCCTTGCAAAGTTGGTTAAACTTTCACTCACATCACAGCCTGAACTCACTTCCATAGCATGCGCACGAAGCGCATTAGCACTATCGCGGGTGACAATGATAGGTGGCTTTGGCTTGTTTTTAGAACCCGCCGGCCTACCACGAGGTCGCCGGATTGTCTCCCCCTCGGATGCTGAGGAAACCGGATGCACTGGCTTTGGTATTTTTGGTGCCATAAGCAATGCATCAATGCCAGGCCTGTGGTGATTATTACCTTTATCTGCATCTTGGCTTCGGTCGACTGAAGTTTTAGACACAACATTAGGTCCTGTTAGATCCGCACCTCCTGCCATTTTCTCATACACGCAGTATGCAATGATCAGAGAATCACCATGAGCTGCATTCAGAAGGTGGTATATATAGTACCATTTGTGCCAATAGTTTTATGAGCAAACCAGAAAGAATGAACCAGGATTAGGAGATGTTTAAGTGATACCAACCTCATAATTATCAGTAGTTTTATCAAACTCCATTGTCACAATCACTGCCTAACTCCCAACTGACTTCTCCTTCATGTCAATTGCCTTCCCCAACAGAAAGTCAGATATAACATGTATTGTACTAAAATCATTCACAAACCTTACAAGTCGGTTAATTTAAGCCTACGCTACCAACATTTACCCTCATTTAATTTTAGCTGAGGCATCATGTTTAAGGGCTTTTAGTGTGTAACACAATGCCTTGATTCCTTGAAGATATCAGATGGTATTAAAATTGGCAAGCTGTCCCATTGAATTCAAAAATTATGCCCCAACACAGTTTCGTAGGATACAACATTGGGGCAGAAGGCACAAAACAATAACTTCTCTGTTCAGAGTATGTACAATTGGACAACCAGCCAGAACCACCGTGATTCTGAACTATAGTAAACACCCCTACTTTGCCAACTCCAAACTCACTACAACCCCGATGGGAAAAGAAAAAGGGGAcccaaaaaaaattagtaagtcCGCTGCCAAATTTGGTGCAACTGCTGAGGTGACAAGTCTGGAATACCACCAAAGGATGATTCATTGAGGCTTTGACGTTGACGTTCTTGTGTTATGCCCATTTGAGAATTATAGAAATCAGGGTATCCCATGGACCCATAATGCTGCAACTGTGAAGGAACCTGTCCAGACTGTTCTTGTTGATATCCTGCATACTGTTGATTCTGCCCAAGTAAGTTGTTATATGCACTGTCTTGAACAGAAGACAATGTTCTCGAACTCTGGTAGCCACAGCAAAGAGTAGTTTAAAAAAGAGATATTAAGATTATCAACGTAAAACCAATCAAACATGATTCATGAAACACAGAGCAATACGTGGCAAATGCAAAATATGTGCAGAAATTATACTTCCAATGCTTCAAGAAAGGAAATTTGTGATACGTATAAGATGCCCCAATAATTACACAAATCCCATTAGTATCTATTATCTATTGGTTCAATAATGGTGACATTTGTAATCCTTGAACACCATTTTTATAAACAGTACATGTGAGATCAAAGATGTAATATGAGTCAATATTGATTTATTTTACATAGTAACAGCTAGATAAAAGAAGTGTACCTGGTGAAGAGGGGATAAATGGTTTCCATCCTTGTACTGAGAACGAAAAACATCATCATAGTCCCTAGTGCTGATGGGCGCGACAGATGAGTTATGCAAAAAATTACCATGAACATTGGTAGAGGTCCCAAAACTCCCATGGCCACCAGCAGCAGCAGATGGTGGCACTCTGCTTATTGAGGCACCATTTCTGTGCTGAGGGAAGCTGTACTCCATGCCTGCCACAGATTGATGGAGCCCAGTACCACCTACATATGCTTGCTGCAATGCTGATGGAGTACGCGAGAAGCTCTGGGGTGGAGAGGGGTAGCCAATAATATTTGCTATTTGTTCGTAAGTAGGTTGGGAGTATGACCGAGCTGTAAGGTGCTGAGGAAGCACAGAGGATGCCTCAGGTAAAGGCAAGGCACCAGGTCTCAGAGCCTGTATAATTTAATTGCCACAGTTATTAGCATGGTCACATTTAATTTAGTCTTTGAAAAACATTGCAAGTGGAAGGGTCAATAAACAGGGGTTTATTTCACTGGAGCATACACCACATGGGTGTGATGCAAAGGGTCATCCATTACTTACCTCAGACATGGAAATGGTTGGACTGTTTACAGATGAAACTGCACTGCTGTATCTTGAAGACATTGATGGTGTCCCCAACAACTGTGAGAATGGAAGATCAGAACCTCTTAAAGACTGAAAAGTTGACTCCAAAAGATCACTTCGCATAGAATCTGGATATGCCtgcagcaattttttttgtacgagaaaaaaaatcatgaaagaTATTTAAATATGCCATTGCAGTTTTAGAAGTTCTAGATAGAGTAGGGGAATTTGCAGAAGAAGATCAGCAACATTgcaaatataaaaaatttcatCCATGCATAAAGATGAACTATTTGACATATGCAATATGGACAACGATGAATATGAAATGCATATAATGGAGACATTATTCCGAGTATAGTAGGTGCTCTATTAACAAGGTGAAACATTAGAACAAGAGATTACACCAGCAGACTGCAGAAGCAATATTTTCAATATGGATTTCATAGTGTGCAGACAGTTGCACATGAAATTGCACAAGAAAACCCCAATGCACACCAAACCAACAACTTGCTTATGAATCTGATTAATATAGAAATGGTCACGATAAATAAATGCAAAAGAAAATTAAGCCTAGATGTTTAATTTCTGTCTTGTTCAGGACGAGGAGGAATGTCACCTCCACAAAATCGTTTTTGACTTCTAAGAGTAAAATGGCATTTCTTTTGCATGGAAAAAACACTGACTTGTAAAGTGCTATGGAGAAATCTCTTTTAATAGGTAAATAGGTTGAGGCCAAATATCATATGCTACAACTTCCAGCAGATCAGAATTGAAAACTGAGGGCAATATAAAGCTTCTCGGAGCCACAAGTATGGTCAATCCATTAAGCCAATGTCTTGAACAGCAAATGACTTTACATAAGTTACAAATCATGGGTCCATTGCATGAAAACAGCTCTTTGTCCAATACTTTATTCTACTACTATAATAAGTTAACCTAGGGCTAGAAACGTAATTCCAATGTTCACATCAAATAAGAATTTTTCAATAATTCAGCAGCAGACACAACATCCATAATCAGACAATGCAGAAGAGAAAACTTCCGTAATAACAGAATGCAGTAGGTTAAGAAAACTAACTCTATATTACATGCAGAAATGGCTATTATGATTACCATATCACTTTGAAGAGGTGGAATATTTCTGAATTTTGGTTCTTCCCTTGCAAAAGACAATCCAGAACTTGCTCTTAGAATGTTGTCAGAACTAAAATCAGGTAGAGATGTGATGTCTTTATGCCCTAGAGCTTCAAGGATATCGTGTTTTACTAGCTCCGGCTGTGAATGTACGGGAAAATCATAATATTTAGCATCTATGGTTGCTTTCCCATTGTCGTATAAGGATCCAAGAAGCTTGTCATGATTGTACCCTGAATTTCTGAATGGAGGGAAAAATCAAAGCATTAGGAAACATTACAGCTGAAATATGATAGGAACTGAGAGAGGGACTCATGCCTGGTATCCAAATGCCCAGAAAATGAAGCATCCATTCCTGCATAGGCTCCTCCCAAGTCATTTTGGAAGGATTGAGACTTTGAAGCAGAATTATGGCCTGATTTGTAGGTGCCAAAACTCAAATGTGAACAATCAGCAGCCAATTCTTGCAAATTATTTGGAAGGACTACTGTACACTGATCATCGGGCTCCTTCTTTCCTAAACTCAGTTGCTGCATGTTCATAGTAGCTGATGATACAGCCACAACATCATCAGACATAAAATGATTTGGATATGCTTTTCCTGAATTACACAAAAAACAATGAACACTATTAAGAAAAGGTTGCAAAAAGTTCTCAATGATAAAAGTTTAGTATGACAGGACAATCTTAAAAGTTCACAAAAGGCAACAGACTGAGTATATCAGCACAAAAATAATAATGCCTTATGAGCTTACTACATAAGTTACCAAATTTTCAGGACAAGAAAGCCCAAATATCTCATTAAAATAAGCCAAAAAATGTGAAACTATAGGCGCAACAAAAGACAAATGAGACAACAGTAGGTAGAGACATATGTTTCACTCGGCCATGGATAACATATCTAACTTGAATCAAACAAGCACAACATAAATCATGCATTCTAATATTTGTATTAAGTATTAACTATCCATATTCACATCACTCAAACCTATCACAATAAgtatcataattttaataaatgttgtcataaaaatacaaaactaTATGAGAAGAAGTAAATGATAAACAGAAATTGTTTGGTCCGTATTCTAGCATCAAGTCATCAGCAATGATCTGTTTATACTATAATAAAACAGATGGAGAAACAGTTGTGCCAACTTCTTAGGTGAAACCGAAATTATTACCTTCCTCATTCTCATTGGTGCGTCTATGAGAGCCATAAGAACTTGAATTAGAAGACAAATTGTCAACACGATAAGATCGTCCACCAGAAGCATCAACAATTTTCGGTCTACCAGACGCATTCTGGTCAGAACTATGATTTTCACTACTAAAATCCACCTCTGAAACTTGAACCTTATCTGACTGGTAATCTCTTGGCATATTGGATTCATTATTATATGAGTTAGACCTGTTAGTATGCGCTTCCACATTTGCATTCAAAGCTGATGAAACACTAGCAGCCATAGGCTGCTCAATCACGGGCCATTCATCACGGAAAGCATTCTGTCCAGCAGTATCGCCAGAATTTTGGGAAGATCCCACATTGTAATTAAACGAATTTGTTTCAAATGCATCCTGATGCAAAGATGACGTCTCAGATGATATATGTGAGCCCTTGCTGGGGTTCCTACCCATTTTAACAATGTCAGCCATTGAAAAATGTCCTGAGCTCGTGGTTGACCAAGCAGATTGATTTCCAGGAGAAGGTTGCACGGATGCAGAGATGGCATCACCTGACCCTATTGAAGTACTAAAAGAATCACTGCAGCAGATATTAACAGATAATTTGACATGAGTATCAAATAAACAGCAGAGTATGCGACTAATCTTACAGATTGACTGTTTGCTATTCTAGTTTAACAATGGCATCAATAACAAATTAAAGATCATGTAGCATGCAATCCTGCCTCATTTACACCACTCAATTAAACAACTTTCAGTAAAGAAAACTGGGATGGGATTCTCATCCACTATCCTTATCCCAGTTCTCCATCTTTACTCACTAATAAATGTCCcttatacatgaaagttcataaAATTTATAGTTTAAAACCATCATCAAGCTATCATAAATCAGCCAGATAAAAGGTATTGCTTCCTATACAATGCAAACAAAGAATAGAAAGTCGAGAATGTGCTAATGTATCAATACAAACCCCCTTATAGTGGTAGACTAGCTTCCTACTAGGGTAGACCAATTCCATGTATCAATACAAACCCCCTTATAGTGGTAGACTAGCTTCCTACTAGGGTAGACCAGCTCCATGTAGTTGTACACTGGCTCGCTGATGGTGTGGATTTGTCTACCactgtcggaagctaatctaccACTGTAGAGAGCTAGTCTATAACCGATATAGATGTATTTATACATTAATGTACCCTAAGGGAAACCCAACAACAAAAACTGAATTCTAGACTAACTTATGATCTCATACTTCATTCCTCCCACAATTAGTTTTGTAAAAGAAAACAGGAGAATCACAGACTACAATCTCATAGTAGAACTTGCCTGTGAGATGAAGGTTGCTGGTTTGTAGCTCTTCCTATAATGGAAGAATTAGGTGAAGGAGCAGCAAACCCATTTTGTCCCTTGTATGCAGCTTTACCAAGCTCTAAAAGGAGGAATACAAAACTTTGAAATTAAGACATGCAATACTGAAATGCATAACTATGCCACCCATACAAGTACTAGACAAGTTCAATATACCATTGTAACTCGTTTGAGTTGATCCAGCAATATGTTCACTAGTAACTCTAACTCCACGATTTGAACCACCATTCTGAACTCGCGGCCTGGACTCTTGTGTCTCCTTtatctgaaaattttcaaaaacagcCTGAACTATTAATAcaatataaataaagaaaagcacATAACATAGAATAAAAAAGACAAAGCCGATATAATCATGTCAATTGCACTATACTTAATCTAATCTAAATCGAAATACATGGCAGGCATACTGAAGTATATAAAGTCAATCTTTACGCAAGAAAACAAGCTGCAAGGCAGACaatagtttttttcttttttcttttgggaaatgCAAAACTTATTTTCTATGATACCTAAGTAATTAGAACATTCCTAAAAATCTTTACTGTTATAAAGTATAAACCACATTTATCCCCATGCAAAAGACAGGTAgatgaaaaaccaaaaccctataAGCTGCACACTACAAGACAAAAAGTTAATATTGAACTTATTTTACACAAGGCAGAAACTTGAAATTAGGGAATTTTCACAAGGGTACCTCTTTCCTTCTTTCACGTTTGCTCTTCACTTCGTGAAAAGTATCTACACAATTGCAAAATACTAATTCAATGATGACTTTGAAGAGAaattaaatccaaaagtagaagaAAATTCCATTCATTAGATAAAAATTGAACTCAACATACTATAAGAAACAGCAGACATAAGCTTTCATATTAAACTGAAATGGGCATAATATTGATAGTTCAAATCGCCCGTAGTAAAATGACGCACAACCTGAAAGGCCTTTTACTTCAATTGTTACTGAAATAGCAATTAATTACTATCACTAAAGCTGGCTTTTTGTCATATACCCACGTCGAAAACTAAAGTTTTTCTGCTATTTATAATATAAAGCAACCCTCGAGTCCAATATTTTCAAACTTTTCCTTTAAATTTCTACCACTTAATTTCTTAGCAAGCAGAATACAtggagaaacaaaacaaaaacaattaggTCAAATCAACACAGTCAATCGAGTCCAACCATTTAGTCCTGATACTATTCCAACCATTTAGTCCTGATACTATAATTTTCCCGGCAAGAACG encodes the following:
- the LOC133725695 gene encoding uncharacterized protein LOC133725695 isoform X2; translation: MGSESKNGVGTQVLPGTKKMVQSLKEVVNCPEAEIYAVLKECNMDPNEAVQRLLSLDTFHEVKSKRERRKEIKETQESRPRVQNGGSNRGVRVTSEHIAGSTQTSYNELGKAAYKGQNGFAAPSPNSSIIGRATNQQPSSHSDSFSTSIGSGDAISASVQPSPGNQSAWSTTSSGHFSMADIVKMGRNPSKGSHISSETSSLHQDAFETNSFNYNVGSSQNSGDTAGQNAFRDEWPVIEQPMAASVSSALNANVEAHTNRSNSYNNESNMPRDYQSDKVQVSEVDFSSENHSSDQNASGRPKIVDASGGRSYRVDNLSSNSSSYGSHRRTNENEEATMNMQQLSLGKKEPDDQCTVVLPNNLQELAADCSHLSFGTYKSGHNSASKSQSFQNDLGGAYAGMDASFSGHLDTRNSGYNHDKLLGSLYDNGKATIDAKYYDFPVHSQPELVKHDILEALGHKDITSLPDFSSDNILRASSGLSFAREEPKFRNIPPLQSDMAYPDSMRSDLLESTFQSLRGSDLPFSQLLGTPSMSSRYSSAVSSVNSPTISMSEALRPGALPLPEASSVLPQHLTARSYSQPTYEQIANIIGYPSPPQSFSRTPSALQQAYVGGTGLHQSVAGMEYSFPQHRNGASISRVPPSAAAGGHGSFGTSTNVHGNFLHNSSVAPISTRDYDDVFRSQYKDGNHLSPLHQSSRTLSSVQDSAYNNLLGQNQQYAGYQQEQSGQVPSQLQHYGSMGYPDFYNSQMGITQERQRQSLNESSFGGIPDLSPQQLHQIWQRTY
- the LOC133725697 gene encoding AT-hook motif nuclear-localized protein 16 encodes the protein MAGGADLTGPNVVSKTSVDRSQDADKGNNHHRPGIDALLMAPKIPKPVHPVSSASEGETIRRPRGRPAGSKNKPKPPIIVTRDSANALRAHAMEVSSGCDVSESLTNFARRKQRGICILSGSGCVTNVTLRQPASSGAIVTLHGRFEILSLLGSILPPPAPPGITGLTIYLAGAQGQVVGGGVVGALIASGPVVIMAASFMNATFDRLPLDEDEVAVALQNQQYQNGRHHHLDMSDLYGLPPNLLTNGNVPPEVYSWASGRTISKT
- the LOC133725695 gene encoding uncharacterized protein LOC133725695 isoform X1 → MGSESKNGVGTQVLPGTKKMVQSLKEVVNCPEAEIYAVLKECNMDPNEAVQRLLSLDTFHEVKSKRERRKEIKETQESRPRVQNGGSNRGVRVTSEHIAGSTQTSYNELGKAAYKGQNGFAAPSPNSSIIGRATNQQPSSHSDSFSTSIGSGDAISASVQPSPGNQSAWSTTSSGHFSMADIVKMGRNPSKGSHISSETSSLHQDAFETNSFNYNVGSSQNSGDTAGQNAFRDEWPVIEQPMAASVSSALNANVEAHTNRSNSYNNESNMPRDYQSDKVQVSEVDFSSENHSSDQNASGRPKIVDASGGRSYRVDNLSSNSSSYGSHRRTNENEEGKAYPNHFMSDDVVAVSSATMNMQQLSLGKKEPDDQCTVVLPNNLQELAADCSHLSFGTYKSGHNSASKSQSFQNDLGGAYAGMDASFSGHLDTRNSGYNHDKLLGSLYDNGKATIDAKYYDFPVHSQPELVKHDILEALGHKDITSLPDFSSDNILRASSGLSFAREEPKFRNIPPLQSDMAYPDSMRSDLLESTFQSLRGSDLPFSQLLGTPSMSSRYSSAVSSVNSPTISMSEALRPGALPLPEASSVLPQHLTARSYSQPTYEQIANIIGYPSPPQSFSRTPSALQQAYVGGTGLHQSVAGMEYSFPQHRNGASISRVPPSAAAGGHGSFGTSTNVHGNFLHNSSVAPISTRDYDDVFRSQYKDGNHLSPLHQSSRTLSSVQDSAYNNLLGQNQQYAGYQQEQSGQVPSQLQHYGSMGYPDFYNSQMGITQERQRQSLNESSFGGIPDLSPQQLHQIWQRTY